The following proteins come from a genomic window of Frankia casuarinae:
- a CDS encoding cell division protein PerM, with amino-acid sequence MQPPRLPRRLTDRIWQRGGRPLAEAVAASAAGLIFIEFVVLVVWGADTGSSTGPAAALRVGADLWLAAHGTTLRLPDGIIAFRPLGLALFPLAAALSAAHRRASAAPLQSHAVLNRMPLGRTPLGRVSLNRVSLGRMPLGRVSRLRPARFGGGRPAASGANPGDSRGGRCRSDGAPGVPWRAVAGDVIGVVGAQTLFVVVVAVIVRTHSVRPTPGSAALGTVAFGIPAALLGALAGRHRLRTAWRMLPVMLRVPLLSGAAAFMALLAAAAFGVALVLAATEPEVAAAERSLDVGALGGLGLTATQLALLPNLVLWGLSYALGPGFRTGSGLVRADVVRPADLPDLPVLAALPPSALPRPGWLVLALVPVVAGVVLAVMVHRASLGRRSRARLLTVLLGAVVCGALVGLAVQVSMGQVGTVTGQGNHYGPSSGWLCGLIAGGETALVGLLLIGGIDLAARRAERPFVADDAAASSWWRRLQPSGSWSSARLSRRHP; translated from the coding sequence ATGCAGCCGCCCCGACTGCCGCGACGCCTCACCGATCGGATCTGGCAGCGGGGCGGACGGCCTCTGGCGGAGGCGGTCGCCGCGTCGGCCGCGGGCCTGATCTTCATCGAATTCGTCGTTCTGGTTGTGTGGGGAGCCGACACCGGCTCCTCCACCGGACCCGCCGCGGCTCTGCGCGTCGGAGCCGATCTGTGGCTTGCCGCTCACGGAACGACGCTGCGGCTCCCTGACGGGATCATCGCGTTCCGGCCGTTGGGCCTCGCCCTCTTTCCGCTGGCCGCGGCGCTGAGCGCGGCGCATCGGCGGGCGAGCGCGGCACCACTGCAGTCGCATGCCGTGCTCAACCGGATGCCCCTGGGCCGGACGCCCCTGGGCCGGGTGTCGCTGAACCGGGTCTCGCTCGGTCGGATGCCGCTGGGCCGGGTGTCGCGGTTGCGGCCCGCACGGTTCGGCGGAGGGCGCCCCGCCGCTTCGGGGGCGAACCCCGGGGACTCCCGCGGGGGCCGATGCCGGTCGGATGGCGCCCCCGGGGTCCCCTGGCGGGCCGTGGCGGGCGACGTCATCGGCGTCGTGGGCGCCCAGACTCTCTTCGTCGTGGTCGTCGCGGTCATCGTGCGCACGCATTCGGTACGGCCGACCCCCGGTTCCGCGGCGCTGGGGACGGTCGCGTTCGGGATACCGGCCGCCCTGCTCGGCGCGCTGGCCGGTCGCCATCGGCTGCGCACGGCATGGCGGATGCTGCCCGTGATGCTGCGCGTCCCCCTGCTGTCCGGCGCGGCGGCGTTCATGGCGTTGCTGGCGGCCGCCGCGTTCGGGGTCGCGCTGGTGCTCGCGGCGACCGAGCCCGAGGTCGCCGCCGCCGAGCGCTCGCTCGACGTGGGCGCGCTCGGGGGTCTCGGGCTCACGGCGACCCAGCTTGCGCTGCTGCCCAACCTGGTCCTCTGGGGTCTGTCCTACGCCCTTGGACCAGGATTTCGAACGGGTTCGGGTCTGGTCCGGGCGGATGTCGTCCGCCCGGCCGATCTACCGGACCTCCCGGTGCTGGCGGCCCTTCCGCCGAGCGCGTTGCCCAGGCCCGGGTGGCTCGTGCTGGCGCTGGTGCCCGTCGTGGCCGGAGTCGTGCTTGCTGTCATGGTCCATCGGGCGAGCCTGGGACGCCGCTCCCGGGCTCGCCTCCTGACCGTCCTGCTCGGGGCGGTGGTCTGCGGTGCCCTCGTGGGTCTGGCGGTCCAGGTGTCGATGGGACAGGTCGGGACCGTGACGGGTCAGGGCAACCACTATGGTCCCTCGTCCGGATGGCTGTGCGGCCTGATTGCCGGGGGGGAGACCGCGCTTGTCGGACTCCTGTTGATCGGCGGCATCGACCTGGCGGCCCGTCGGGCCGAGCGGCCGTTCGTCGCCGACGACGCGGCGGCGTCCTCCTGGTGGCGCCGGCTGCAGCCATCCGGCTCATGGTCGTCAGCCCGGCTGTCACGACGACACCCCTGA
- the pcrA gene encoding DNA helicase PcrA, which produces MSGFFGDSHGGGSGIAGSVGTDVHGGAHVPYDLFGPAVLAPPVGGDEPGGFSSPRLDAEGLLDGLNLQQRAAVVHIGAPLLVVAGAGSGKTRVLTHRIAYLLAARGVRPGEMLAITFTNKAANEMRERVSALVGPRARAMWVSTFHSACVRILRSEAKRLGFGSTFSIYDAADAQRLITLVTRDLDLDPKRHPARGLAAQISNLKNELIDWEAARDRATNHLERTVAEVYAAYQQRLAQANALDFDDLIMMTVNLLQSFPDVAEHYRRRFRHVLVDEYQDTNHAQYVLVRELVGQPAYFGGGSAPVEPAEPAAGPGTWASGAVPPAELCVVGDADQSIYAFRGANIRNIVEFEEDFPNAAVILLEQNYRSTQTILSAANAMIARNNQRKAKRLWSDAGDGEKIVGFAADNEHDEAAFVAEEVDRLSDAKLARPADVAVFYRTNAQSRVFEEIFVRVGLPYRVVGGVRFYERKEIRDLLAYLRVLANPSDTVNLRRILNVPRRGIGERAEAALAGFADVERIGFAQALERVDEVPGIAARSAKAVREFTALLAELRAVAADNPVAVVEGVLERTGYLSELLAEDTVESQGRVENLQELVGVVQEFARRLPEGTLAEFLEQVSLVADADQVPTDDGSDGVVTLMTLHSAKGLEFPVVFLTGLEDGVFPHLRTLGDPTQLEEERRLAYVGVTRARIRLYLTRAVMRSAWGQPAYNPPSRFLGEVPDTLVDWRRLADPPPAPAGTSWGSSGGFGSGATGRGAAGAPAARKPLPNSPFSGRARPAARAVLELRQGDRVTHDSFGLGVVVATGGVGDSAEATIDFGENTGTKRLLLRYAPVEKL; this is translated from the coding sequence ATGAGCGGCTTTTTCGGCGATTCCCACGGCGGCGGATCCGGCATCGCCGGGTCGGTCGGGACGGATGTCCACGGCGGTGCGCACGTGCCCTACGACCTGTTCGGCCCGGCGGTGCTGGCGCCGCCGGTGGGCGGGGACGAGCCCGGTGGCTTCTCCTCGCCACGCCTGGATGCCGAGGGCCTGCTCGACGGGCTCAACCTGCAGCAGCGGGCGGCGGTGGTGCACATCGGGGCACCCCTGCTCGTCGTCGCGGGCGCGGGGTCCGGCAAGACGCGGGTGCTGACCCACCGTATCGCGTACCTGCTGGCGGCCCGGGGGGTCCGGCCGGGGGAGATGCTGGCGATCACGTTCACCAACAAGGCTGCCAACGAGATGCGCGAACGGGTCTCGGCGCTGGTCGGTCCCCGGGCGCGGGCGATGTGGGTGAGCACCTTCCACTCGGCCTGCGTGCGCATCCTGAGGTCCGAGGCGAAGCGTCTCGGGTTCGGCTCGACCTTCTCCATCTACGACGCCGCCGACGCGCAGCGTTTGATCACTTTGGTCACCCGTGACCTTGATCTTGATCCCAAACGGCATCCCGCCCGAGGTCTGGCGGCGCAGATCAGCAACCTGAAGAACGAACTGATCGACTGGGAGGCCGCACGGGACCGGGCCACGAACCACCTCGAGCGGACCGTCGCCGAGGTCTACGCCGCTTATCAGCAGCGGCTGGCTCAGGCCAACGCCCTTGATTTCGACGATCTGATCATGATGACGGTGAACCTCCTCCAGTCGTTCCCCGACGTCGCCGAGCACTACCGGCGCCGATTCCGACATGTGCTCGTGGACGAGTACCAGGACACGAACCACGCGCAGTACGTCCTGGTGCGTGAACTCGTCGGCCAACCGGCGTACTTCGGTGGCGGGTCCGCGCCGGTGGAGCCGGCCGAGCCGGCAGCCGGGCCGGGTACCTGGGCCTCGGGCGCCGTCCCACCGGCGGAGCTGTGCGTGGTTGGCGACGCGGACCAGTCGATCTACGCCTTCCGTGGGGCGAACATCCGCAACATCGTGGAGTTCGAGGAGGATTTCCCGAACGCCGCAGTGATCCTGCTGGAACAGAACTACCGCTCCACCCAGACCATCCTCTCCGCCGCGAACGCGATGATCGCGCGTAACAACCAGCGCAAGGCCAAGCGACTGTGGTCGGACGCCGGTGACGGTGAGAAGATCGTCGGATTCGCCGCCGACAACGAGCACGACGAGGCGGCCTTTGTCGCCGAGGAGGTCGACCGGCTCTCGGACGCGAAGCTCGCGCGGCCCGCCGACGTCGCGGTGTTCTACCGGACCAACGCCCAGAGCCGGGTGTTCGAGGAGATCTTCGTCCGGGTCGGGCTGCCCTACCGGGTGGTCGGCGGGGTGCGGTTCTACGAGCGCAAGGAGATCCGTGATCTCCTTGCCTACCTGCGGGTCCTCGCCAATCCTAGCGACACGGTGAACCTGCGTCGCATCCTGAACGTGCCCCGGCGCGGGATCGGCGAGCGGGCCGAGGCGGCCCTGGCGGGCTTCGCTGATGTCGAGCGGATCGGGTTCGCGCAGGCACTGGAGCGTGTCGACGAGGTGCCGGGGATCGCCGCGCGCTCGGCGAAGGCGGTGCGCGAGTTCACCGCGCTGCTCGCCGAGCTACGCGCCGTAGCGGCCGACAACCCGGTGGCCGTGGTCGAGGGGGTGCTTGAACGCACCGGCTACCTGTCGGAACTCCTCGCCGAGGACACCGTCGAGTCCCAGGGCCGGGTGGAGAACCTGCAGGAACTGGTCGGAGTGGTCCAGGAGTTCGCCCGGCGGCTGCCCGAGGGTACGCTTGCGGAGTTCCTCGAGCAGGTCTCGCTCGTCGCCGACGCGGACCAGGTTCCGACCGACGACGGTTCCGATGGTGTGGTCACTCTCATGACGCTGCACAGCGCCAAGGGCCTCGAGTTCCCCGTCGTCTTCCTTACCGGTCTCGAGGACGGCGTCTTCCCGCACCTGCGGACCCTGGGAGATCCCACCCAGCTCGAGGAGGAGCGTCGGCTCGCCTATGTGGGTGTCACCCGGGCCCGGATCCGGCTCTACCTGACCCGCGCGGTGATGCGCAGCGCCTGGGGCCAACCGGCCTACAACCCGCCGTCGCGCTTCCTCGGCGAGGTGCCGGACACGCTGGTTGACTGGCGCCGGCTGGCCGATCCCCCGCCAGCGCCCGCGGGGACGTCCTGGGGCTCGTCTGGCGGGTTTGGGTCGGGCGCGACCGGCCGGGGCGCCGCCGGCGCCCCGGCGGCGCGTAAACCGCTACCGAACTCGCCGTTCTCGGGTCGCGCGCGGCCGGCCGCTCGGGCCGTCCTGGAGTTGCGTCAGGGCGACCGGGTGACGCATGACAGTTTCGGTCTCGGAGTTGTCGTCGCCACCGGCGGGGTCGGTGACTCCGCGGAGGCGACCATCGATTTCGGCGAGAACACCGGCACGAAGCGCCTGCTCCTGCGGTACGCCCCCGTCGAGAAGCTCTGA
- the sucC gene encoding ADP-forming succinate--CoA ligase subunit beta, with protein MDLFEYQAKKLFAEHGVPVPTGKTATTPEEARAIATELGGRVVVKAQVKTGGRGKAGGVKVADGPDDAFAKATAILGMDIKGHTVHSVLVEEASNIAEEYYASFLLDRANRTFLAMASREGGMEIEEVAATKPEALARIAIDPLKGVDAAKAREIAVAAKLPEAALDGASELLAKLWTVFVKSDATLVEVNPLILTGDGRVVALDGKVSLDDNADFRHPEHEAFVDVAAVDPLEQKAKEKGLNYVKLEGEVGIIGNGAGLVMSTLDVVTYAGEEFGGKRPANFLDIGGGASAEVMANGLSIILGDPAVKSVFVNIFGGITSCDAVANGIVQALKIVGDVSTPLVVRLDGNNAEEGRRILAEANLPVVKPVDTMDGAAKLAAELAAAAA; from the coding sequence GTGGATCTTTTCGAATACCAGGCGAAGAAGCTGTTCGCCGAACATGGCGTACCGGTGCCCACCGGGAAGACCGCGACCACCCCCGAGGAGGCCCGCGCGATCGCCACCGAGCTCGGTGGCAGGGTCGTCGTCAAGGCGCAGGTCAAGACCGGAGGCCGGGGCAAGGCCGGTGGCGTCAAGGTAGCCGACGGGCCGGATGACGCCTTCGCGAAGGCGACAGCGATCCTCGGCATGGACATCAAGGGCCACACGGTCCACTCGGTGCTCGTCGAGGAAGCCAGCAACATCGCCGAGGAGTACTACGCATCCTTCCTGCTGGACCGGGCGAACCGCACCTTCCTCGCCATGGCCTCCCGAGAGGGCGGCATGGAGATCGAGGAGGTGGCGGCGACCAAGCCGGAGGCGCTGGCCCGGATTGCGATCGACCCGCTCAAGGGAGTCGACGCGGCCAAGGCTCGCGAGATCGCGGTCGCGGCGAAGCTGCCCGAGGCGGCTCTGGACGGCGCGAGCGAGCTGCTGGCCAAGCTCTGGACCGTGTTCGTCAAGTCGGACGCCACCCTCGTCGAGGTCAACCCGCTGATCCTCACCGGTGACGGCCGGGTCGTCGCCCTCGACGGCAAGGTCAGCCTGGACGACAACGCCGACTTCCGCCACCCGGAGCACGAGGCGTTCGTCGACGTGGCCGCGGTGGACCCGCTGGAGCAGAAGGCCAAGGAGAAGGGCCTCAACTACGTCAAGCTCGAGGGCGAGGTCGGGATCATCGGAAACGGTGCCGGCCTGGTCATGTCCACCCTCGACGTGGTGACCTACGCCGGGGAGGAATTCGGCGGCAAGCGCCCGGCGAACTTCCTCGACATCGGCGGCGGTGCGTCCGCCGAGGTCATGGCGAACGGTCTGTCGATCATCCTTGGTGACCCGGCGGTCAAGAGCGTCTTCGTCAACATCTTCGGTGGCATCACCTCCTGCGACGCGGTGGCCAACGGCATCGTGCAGGCCCTGAAGATCGTCGGCGACGTCAGCACCCCGCTGGTGGTGCGCCTCGACGGCAACAACGCCGAGGAGGGCCGCCGCATCCTGGCCGAGGCGAACCTGCCGGTGGTCAAGCCGGTCGACACGATGGACGGCGCGGCGAAGCTCGCCGCCGAGCTCGCCGCGGCCGCGGCCTGA
- a CDS encoding threonine ammonia-lyase codes for MTAAAADDRSVAPDAELWASDIRAAARVLAGVARRTRVVRDLGLSAAVGAPVWLKCEHEQHTGSFKLRGAYHRVATADPATRARGVVAASAGNHAQGVAFAAAAFGVEATIFVPVGANPVKVARTRRWGARVEKIPGGVEAALAAAATFAARGDRLLVHPFDDPTVVAGQGTIGLELLDQVPDLGTVLVGVGGGGLIGGLAAAVRSRRPDVRVVGVQSVLSSAFAASLRAGRRLTVPPGGAATPGAGTTPGAGTLRGVGTIPGSRTSEQPTAPRSSRVVPASTTIADGMAVNAPGVLTFALAARLVDEIVTVDEAAFWEAMVLLHRAGHQVEPAGAAGVAALLRRSDLAQGPTVAILSGGNIDPGVASRVKALAAIPPSASSTA; via the coding sequence ATGACCGCAGCAGCCGCAGACGACCGATCGGTAGCCCCGGACGCCGAACTCTGGGCGTCGGACATCCGCGCCGCGGCCCGCGTCCTTGCCGGGGTGGCACGACGGACCAGGGTCGTGCGGGATCTCGGCCTGTCGGCGGCGGTCGGTGCGCCCGTCTGGCTCAAGTGTGAGCACGAGCAGCACACCGGTTCGTTCAAGCTTCGGGGCGCCTACCACCGGGTGGCCACCGCGGATCCGGCGACGCGGGCCCGGGGGGTGGTGGCGGCCAGTGCCGGTAACCACGCCCAGGGAGTGGCCTTCGCGGCCGCGGCCTTCGGCGTCGAGGCGACCATCTTCGTGCCGGTAGGGGCCAATCCGGTCAAAGTGGCGCGGACGCGCCGGTGGGGCGCCCGGGTCGAGAAGATACCCGGGGGGGTGGAAGCGGCGCTCGCTGCGGCCGCCACCTTCGCCGCCCGGGGAGACCGGCTGCTGGTCCACCCGTTCGATGACCCGACGGTAGTGGCCGGGCAGGGCACGATCGGCTTGGAGTTGCTCGATCAGGTGCCCGATCTCGGCACCGTTCTGGTCGGGGTGGGCGGCGGAGGGCTGATCGGCGGGCTGGCCGCGGCGGTGCGGTCCCGGCGCCCCGATGTGCGAGTGGTCGGAGTGCAGTCCGTGCTGTCGTCGGCGTTTGCCGCGTCGCTGCGGGCTGGCCGGCGGCTCACGGTGCCCCCCGGTGGGGCTGCGACGCCCGGTGCCGGAACGACGCCCGGTGCCGGAACACTGCGGGGAGTCGGGACGATTCCGGGCAGCCGGACGTCCGAACAGCCGACGGCGCCACGTTCGTCACGGGTGGTCCCGGCGTCGACCACGATCGCCGACGGTATGGCGGTGAACGCTCCGGGGGTCCTGACCTTCGCCCTTGCCGCACGCCTGGTGGACGAGATCGTCACGGTCGATGAGGCGGCGTTCTGGGAGGCGATGGTGTTGCTGCACCGGGCCGGCCACCAGGTGGAACCGGCCGGCGCCGCGGGGGTCGCGGCCTTGTTGCGTCGAAGTGATCTCGCGCAGGGCCCGACGGTGGCAATCCTGTCGGGTGGCAACATCGACCCGGGGGTGGCCAGCAGGGTGAAGGCGCTCGCGGCCATCCCGCCGAGCGCGTCGAGTACCGCGTGA
- a CDS encoding carboxyl transferase domain-containing protein: protein MDNDTRPGQKTTADWRAALLAGITLRPATAAAVNRLGWPDYDARPALRWGEGAVAGIPAVVAVWDFTVYGGSFGERDARGFAEAATAAAASRRPLVSFLRSGGTRLQEGVAGLVGLPRAALALAALDAAGVGHIAVADQPTTGGVWVTIGSRADLRCAVRGATVGFAGPRVVAAATGAAPPPGSYTADSAYAAGLVDAAPAPGAIQVWLRRALTGLADPPDRESRAGPGTRTGPGGQTTPGRSGDQADRGDQADGSDGGPSRAGDGTTLPVPPDDPDTRTGSDGPAPGAEHAAARSGWAQVRAARDGIRPDGIEVLRTLLPDGVDLVGPDPRVVAGVGVLLGDIAGPAGATGPAGRGGPMRAVVVAVGARRGDAPGPAGYRLLVRAARLAGKLGIGLVTLVDTPGAANDADAEAAGIAAAIGDAMAAVLACPSPTLSIVLGEGGSGGALAAAVTDVVAMTPDSYFTALSPEGTAVTLRIPVERAANVCGLRPTDLNALGFADRLLSATTAAETARDAASLLASLSRGDQDDRLRRRQARWSTGLPNSL, encoded by the coding sequence GTGGACAACGACACCCGGCCGGGCCAGAAGACGACCGCCGACTGGCGTGCCGCCCTGCTCGCAGGCATCACCCTGCGGCCCGCCACTGCCGCGGCCGTCAACCGACTGGGCTGGCCCGACTACGACGCTCGACCGGCCCTGCGCTGGGGCGAAGGCGCGGTGGCCGGCATCCCTGCCGTGGTCGCGGTCTGGGATTTCACGGTTTACGGGGGAAGCTTTGGCGAGCGGGACGCACGTGGGTTCGCCGAAGCCGCCACCGCGGCCGCGGCCAGCCGCCGTCCCCTGGTGTCGTTCCTGCGCAGCGGCGGCACCCGCCTGCAGGAAGGGGTCGCCGGACTCGTCGGGCTGCCCCGGGCCGCACTGGCGCTCGCCGCACTGGACGCGGCGGGGGTCGGTCACATCGCCGTCGCGGACCAGCCCACCACCGGTGGTGTCTGGGTGACGATCGGCTCCCGCGCGGACCTTCGGTGCGCGGTGCGCGGGGCGACGGTTGGCTTCGCCGGGCCTCGGGTGGTCGCGGCGGCCACCGGTGCCGCCCCGCCCCCGGGCAGCTACACCGCGGACTCGGCGTACGCCGCAGGGCTGGTTGACGCGGCGCCGGCGCCCGGTGCCATCCAGGTGTGGCTGCGGCGGGCCCTGACCGGCCTGGCGGATCCACCCGATCGGGAGAGCCGGGCCGGTCCAGGTACCCGGACCGGCCCGGGTGGCCAAACCACTCCGGGCAGATCGGGCGACCAGGCAGACAGAGGCGACCAGGCAGACGGATCGGACGGCGGCCCGTCACGAGCCGGCGACGGGACCACCCTCCCCGTCCCGCCCGACGATCCGGACACCCGAACCGGGTCCGACGGACCTGCGCCGGGAGCTGAACATGCCGCCGCGCGCTCCGGGTGGGCGCAGGTGCGGGCGGCCAGGGATGGCATCCGCCCGGACGGCATCGAGGTGCTGCGGACGCTGCTTCCCGACGGCGTCGACCTGGTCGGGCCGGATCCCCGGGTCGTGGCCGGTGTGGGGGTGCTCCTGGGCGACATCGCAGGGCCTGCGGGGGCTACGGGGCCTGCGGGGCGGGGAGGGCCGATGCGTGCGGTGGTCGTGGCTGTCGGGGCCCGTCGCGGCGACGCCCCGGGGCCGGCCGGGTACCGGTTGTTGGTCCGCGCCGCCCGGCTCGCGGGGAAGCTGGGGATCGGTCTCGTGACCCTGGTCGACACGCCCGGCGCGGCGAACGACGCGGACGCCGAGGCCGCGGGCATCGCGGCGGCGATCGGGGATGCGATGGCCGCGGTATTGGCCTGCCCCTCGCCGACGCTGTCGATCGTGTTGGGTGAGGGCGGCTCTGGCGGGGCTCTCGCCGCGGCGGTCACCGACGTCGTCGCCATGACCCCGGACAGTTACTTCACCGCGCTCTCCCCGGAGGGCACCGCCGTCACGCTTCGGATACCGGTCGAGCGGGCCGCAAACGTCTGCGGGCTACGGCCGACCGACCTGAACGCGCTGGGATTCGCCGATCGGCTCCTGTCCGCCACCACCGCAGCCGAGACGGCGCGCGACGCCGCATCGCTGCTCGCATCCCTGAGCCGGGGGGACCAGGACGATCGGCTGCGCCGACGGCAGGCTCGATGGTCGACAGGGCTACCTAACAGTCTGTAG
- the sucD gene encoding succinate--CoA ligase subunit alpha yields the protein MAIWLDENSRVVVQGITGSEGSKHTRRMLAAGTNVVAGVNARKVGQQVEGVPVFGSVADAMAQTGANVSVIFVPPAFTKDAAIEAIDAAIPLAVVITEGVPIHDTTEFFAYSRSKATTRIIGPNCPGIASPGLSNAGIIPADITPGGRIGLVSKSGTLTYQMMYELREFGFSTCVGIGGDPVIGTTHIDALDAFQADPNTDAIVMIGEIGGDAEERAAAHIEENVTKPVVGYVAGFTAPEGKTMGHAGAIVSGSSGTAQAKKEALEKAGVRVGKTPSETARLMADIMRSL from the coding sequence ATGGCTATCTGGCTTGACGAGAACAGCCGGGTGGTGGTGCAGGGCATCACCGGCTCGGAGGGCAGCAAGCACACCCGCCGCATGCTCGCCGCGGGCACGAACGTCGTCGCCGGCGTGAACGCGCGCAAGGTGGGCCAGCAGGTCGAGGGCGTGCCGGTGTTCGGCTCCGTCGCCGACGCGATGGCGCAGACCGGCGCCAACGTCTCGGTGATCTTCGTTCCGCCTGCGTTCACCAAGGACGCGGCGATCGAGGCGATCGACGCGGCGATCCCACTCGCGGTGGTCATCACCGAGGGCGTGCCGATCCACGACACGACCGAGTTCTTCGCCTACTCCCGGTCCAAGGCGACGACGCGGATCATCGGGCCGAACTGCCCGGGTATCGCGAGCCCCGGTCTGTCCAATGCCGGCATCATCCCGGCCGACATCACCCCCGGCGGGCGCATCGGCCTGGTCAGCAAGAGCGGCACGCTGACCTACCAGATGATGTACGAGCTGCGGGAGTTCGGCTTCTCCACCTGTGTCGGCATCGGTGGCGACCCGGTCATCGGCACCACGCACATCGATGCGCTCGACGCCTTCCAGGCCGATCCGAACACCGACGCGATCGTGATGATCGGTGAGATCGGCGGTGACGCCGAGGAGCGGGCCGCGGCGCACATCGAGGAGAACGTGACCAAGCCGGTCGTCGGCTACGTGGCCGGCTTCACCGCGCCGGAGGGCAAGACGATGGGCCACGCGGGCGCCATCGTGTCCGGTTCGTCCGGTACCGCGCAGGCCAAGAAGGAAGCCTTGGAGAAGGCCGGCGTCCGGGTTGGCAAGACCCCGTCGGAGACCGCCCGGCTGATGGCTGACATCATGCGGTCGTTGTAG
- a CDS encoding serine/threonine-protein kinase, with translation MLTPLMEEDPRQIGPYRLQNRIGAGGMGTVYLGFAPDRRPVAVKVAAEDLAEDEEFRSRFEREVRAALRVRGTAVAAVLDADTEAAAPWMVTEYVEGTSLAEAVRARGRLEDHLVRGLAVGLADALVAIHAAGVVHRDLKPSNILLAWDGPKVIDFGIAHLTDSATLTRTGHVIGTLAWMSPEQMRGEPSDASADVFAWASCVTYAATGRHPFHAETPDLLAVRVQRDSPDLYALPGYLLNQVARALSKAPRERPDAASLLAALVGREVRGVTEADAAAGDVLERTWTGSSPAFGVPAPFPAPVSSPSPNRSGPRVPGAGRVPARPAPGAAGSAGGWAPDVQGPGPAPGLWPVGPPPPASAFRPAVPLPPAAPLRPVAPPAVAPPAVAPPAVAPPPSSGAVSPGGWADQAPAGRRGTTAADVASDPGRSEVTYRSSDPTPPARPPDPSAFPPAGRPAAPRVGRWTDARRAEASRRRHWNSAAMLSVLLAVLWIFGIGSAAAVVVGLVARVRIRHRDERGATVAAFGIGLGWLGIGLTMILIVVILKFV, from the coding sequence ATGCTCACACCGCTGATGGAGGAGGATCCTCGCCAGATCGGCCCGTACCGCCTGCAGAACCGGATCGGTGCCGGCGGGATGGGGACCGTGTATCTCGGTTTCGCCCCGGATCGGCGTCCCGTCGCCGTGAAGGTCGCAGCCGAGGATCTCGCCGAGGACGAGGAGTTCCGCAGCCGCTTCGAACGTGAGGTGCGGGCGGCGCTGCGCGTGCGAGGCACGGCGGTGGCCGCCGTGCTCGACGCCGACACCGAGGCCGCGGCGCCGTGGATGGTCACCGAGTACGTCGAGGGGACCAGCCTGGCCGAGGCCGTCCGGGCCCGCGGTCGGCTGGAGGACCACCTCGTCCGGGGTCTTGCCGTCGGCCTCGCCGACGCGCTGGTCGCCATCCACGCCGCCGGCGTCGTCCATCGTGATCTCAAACCGTCCAACATCCTGCTGGCCTGGGACGGACCCAAGGTGATCGACTTTGGGATCGCGCACCTGACCGACAGCGCCACGCTGACCCGCACCGGTCATGTGATCGGCACGTTGGCCTGGATGTCACCGGAACAGATGCGCGGCGAGCCGTCGGACGCCTCAGCGGACGTCTTTGCCTGGGCGAGCTGCGTGACGTACGCGGCGACGGGGCGACATCCCTTCCATGCCGAGACGCCGGACCTGCTTGCCGTCCGGGTGCAGCGGGACTCTCCCGATCTCTACGCGCTCCCCGGGTACCTGCTCAACCAGGTCGCGAGGGCGCTGTCCAAGGCCCCGCGGGAGCGGCCGGACGCCGCCTCGCTGCTGGCCGCGCTGGTAGGCCGGGAGGTGCGTGGGGTCACCGAGGCCGATGCCGCCGCCGGTGACGTCCTGGAGCGGACCTGGACCGGATCGTCTCCGGCGTTCGGCGTGCCCGCCCCGTTCCCCGCGCCGGTCTCCTCCCCGTCGCCGAATCGTTCCGGTCCGCGTGTCCCCGGCGCGGGGCGAGTTCCGGCCCGGCCCGCGCCGGGGGCGGCCGGCTCGGCCGGCGGCTGGGCGCCGGATGTGCAGGGACCAGGCCCGGCACCCGGCCTGTGGCCGGTCGGACCGCCGCCACCCGCATCGGCCTTTCGGCCCGCCGTGCCATTACCCCCCGCGGCTCCGCTGCGACCGGTCGCCCCGCCAGCGGTCGCCCCGCCAGCGGTCGCCCCGCCAGCGGTCGCCCCGCCACCATCGTCGGGAGCGGTTTCCCCGGGGGGGTGGGCGGATCAGGCGCCCGCGGGGCGTCGGGGCACGACCGCCGCGGACGTGGCGTCCGATCCGGGACGGTCGGAGGTGACCTATCGCTCCAGCGACCCGACTCCGCCGGCGCGTCCTCCGGATCCATCGGCCTTCCCGCCAGCGGGTCGACCGGCTGCGCCGCGGGTCGGGCGGTGGACCGACGCCAGGCGGGCCGAGGCGTCGCGGCGCCGGCACTGGAACAGCGCCGCGATGCTGTCGGTTCTCCTGGCGGTACTCTGGATCTTCGGGATTGGGAGTGCCGCGGCTGTCGTGGTCGGCCTGGTCGCGCGGGTTCGGATCCGCCACAGGGATGAGCGTGGCGCCACAGTGGCGGCCTTCGGCATCGGCCTGGGTTGGCTCGGGATCGGACTAACGATGATCTTGATCGTCGTTATCCTGAAATTCGTCTAA